Proteins from a single region of Nitratidesulfovibrio sp.:
- a CDS encoding multicopper oxidase domain-containing protein — translation MRRIGRRRFLKLAGITALTGATWALAATGSALAAQDAPAPSPLTVPPAPPRPLAGLQTAATFDTPLPVPGDHSFMGLMDGAARIELSATSDPRLPADDAPPAPPLSFQTEHGGHPYWNPTLVIQRGASLRVRLINRLDAPTLLRWHGLIADWRMGGHPVMMLLPGASLEYRVPLRNRAGIYPYHAIAPGFSGRQTHQGMVGLCIVDDEEERAALAAMDIEPLGATGTGAFRASLPAPGSGPSDVPLLFQDRRLDRNGVPVYAPGLDDRISGLVGDVLTINGVPGARMDVVTRMYRLRLVNMCNARILHVGLARPDGAPHPFTLMGTDGGMLQRPLPLQRLLLGPGERADILVDLRAANPGDEWHLVNLPFDPMRRAGATSGGAGAPGEGEAARLLRLRVMQRVDYAQPLPVRLCEFPSEPPMPQGPPRRLHVSRGEVLGRPSWLLNGQPFALRHDTHALLPDDFPAPRVPERATEVWELSNDAMSIPHALHLSGFQLRVLERRGSPPHVAALAMAPSGCSATDSGIKDTVLVWPGETVRVLVDFRDAPPGTQRAALYSRMLECLDDGMVQDVAVP, via the coding sequence ATGCGGCGCATCGGCAGACGACGGTTCCTGAAGCTGGCCGGAATCACCGCACTCACCGGAGCGACCTGGGCCTTGGCGGCCACGGGGTCCGCCCTTGCGGCGCAGGATGCCCCCGCCCCGAGCCCGCTCACCGTGCCGCCCGCGCCGCCGCGCCCCCTGGCCGGGCTGCAAACCGCCGCCACCTTCGATACCCCCCTGCCCGTGCCCGGCGACCATTCGTTCATGGGGCTCATGGATGGCGCGGCACGCATCGAGCTTTCCGCAACGTCCGACCCACGGCTGCCCGCCGACGATGCCCCCCCCGCCCCGCCGCTGTCCTTTCAGACCGAGCACGGCGGGCACCCCTACTGGAACCCCACCCTGGTCATCCAGCGCGGCGCCTCGCTGCGGGTGCGCCTGATCAACCGGTTGGACGCCCCCACCCTGCTGCGCTGGCACGGCCTGATCGCCGACTGGCGCATGGGGGGCCACCCGGTGATGATGCTGCTGCCCGGCGCCAGCCTCGAATACCGCGTCCCCCTGCGCAACCGGGCGGGCATCTACCCCTACCATGCCATCGCGCCGGGGTTCTCGGGCCGCCAGACCCATCAGGGCATGGTGGGGCTGTGCATCGTGGACGACGAGGAAGAGCGCGCCGCCCTGGCCGCCATGGACATCGAGCCCCTGGGGGCGACGGGCACCGGTGCCTTCCGGGCCAGCCTGCCCGCGCCGGGCAGCGGCCCCTCGGACGTTCCCCTGCTGTTCCAGGACCGCCGCCTGGACCGCAACGGCGTGCCGGTATACGCACCCGGCCTGGACGACCGGATATCGGGCCTTGTCGGCGACGTGCTCACCATCAACGGCGTGCCCGGTGCCCGGATGGACGTGGTAACCCGCATGTACCGCCTGCGTCTGGTGAACATGTGCAACGCGCGCATCCTGCACGTGGGGCTGGCCCGCCCCGACGGCGCACCGCACCCCTTCACGCTGATGGGCACGGACGGCGGCATGCTGCAACGCCCGCTGCCCTTGCAGCGCCTGTTACTGGGCCCCGGAGAGCGGGCGGACATCCTGGTGGATCTGCGTGCGGCCAACCCCGGCGACGAATGGCATCTGGTCAACCTGCCCTTCGACCCCATGCGCCGGGCCGGAGCGACCTCCGGCGGGGCCGGGGCACCCGGCGAGGGGGAGGCGGCACGCCTGCTGCGGCTGCGGGTGATGCAGCGCGTGGACTATGCCCAGCCCCTGCCCGTGCGACTGTGCGAATTCCCGTCGGAGCCCCCCATGCCGCAGGGGCCGCCGCGCCGCCTGCATGTCTCGCGCGGCGAGGTGCTGGGCCGCCCCTCGTGGCTGCTGAACGGCCAGCCGTTCGCCCTGCGGCACGACACGCACGCCCTGCTGCCGGACGACTTTCCGGCGCCGCGCGTGCCCGAGCGCGCGACCGAGGTCTGGGAACTGTCCAACGACGCCATGTCCATCCCCCATGCCCTGCACCTTTCGGGCTTCCAGTTGCGGGTGCTGGAGCGACGCGGCAGCCCGCCCCATGTGGCAGCCCTGGCCATGGCCCCCTCCGGATGTTCGGCCACCGACAGCGGCATCAAGGATACCGTGCTGGTCTGGCCCGGCGAGACCGTGCGGGTGCTGGTGGATTTTCGCGATGCCCCGCCCGGGACGCAGCGCGCCGCGCTGTATTCGCGCATGCTGGAATGCCTGGATGACGGAATGGTGCAGGATGTCGCCGTGCCCTGA
- a CDS encoding transporter substrate-binding domain-containing protein has protein sequence MTPRLFPYRPGSDTAPPRALPSLPALMLVLLALLVLPALLMPGTSRAQTPEIVISGGTSATGAAATGAAKDTIAPLRVFILDQPPWNYLHDGQPHGAAVDVARAVLHRLGRTVEFVATPFNRGLSLVRQGKLDAALAVYRTPDREQFLHYTTVPLYDEDVILMVHPDDHHLASDTSGTARDAILYGDKPVALALGYSYGPTLDAIIARKGLIRTSSFYSLQEGVQAVLRREAAAVPGTEPTLRALLHRLAPGRAPVLLRPPYDYVSAYMAFARTDANALLAADFDATLGRMRASGEYARILAEADRTLHAQQGQ, from the coding sequence ATGACCCCGCGCCTCTTCCCTTACCGTCCAGGCAGCGACACGGCACCGCCCCGCGCCCTGCCGAGCCTGCCTGCCCTGATGCTGGTGCTGCTGGCATTGCTGGTGCTGCCCGCGCTGCTCATGCCGGGAACAAGCCGGGCGCAGACCCCCGAAATCGTCATCTCCGGCGGCACCTCCGCCACGGGTGCCGCCGCCACGGGTGCCGCCAAAGACACCATCGCGCCGCTACGCGTGTTCATCCTCGACCAGCCGCCGTGGAACTACCTGCACGACGGCCAGCCGCACGGTGCCGCCGTGGACGTGGCCCGCGCCGTGCTGCACCGTCTGGGGCGCACCGTGGAATTCGTGGCCACCCCCTTCAACCGGGGACTGTCCCTGGTCCGGCAAGGCAAGCTGGACGCGGCCCTTGCGGTCTACCGCACCCCTGACCGTGAACAGTTCCTGCACTACACCACCGTGCCCCTGTACGACGAAGACGTCATCCTCATGGTGCACCCGGATGACCACCATCTGGCCTCCGACACCAGCGGCACCGCGCGCGACGCCATCCTGTACGGCGACAAGCCCGTGGCCCTGGCCCTGGGCTACAGCTATGGCCCCACGCTGGACGCCATCATCGCCCGCAAGGGGCTGATCCGCACCAGTTCCTTCTATTCGTTGCAGGAAGGGGTGCAGGCCGTGCTGCGCCGCGAGGCAGCGGCCGTGCCCGGCACGGAACCCACCCTGCGCGCGTTGCTGCACCGCCTTGCCCCCGGCAGGGCACCAGTGCTGCTGCGCCCCCCCTACGACTACGTTTCCGCCTACATGGCCTTTGCCCGCACCGACGCCAACGCCCTGCTGGCGGCGGATTTCGACGCCACGCTGGGCCGGATGCGCGCCAGCGGCGAATACGCGCGCATTCTGGCCGAAGCCGACAGGACCCTGCATGCCCAGCAAGGACAGTGA
- the cobM gene encoding precorrin-4 C(11)-methyltransferase codes for MPSKDSDHSGGAPATSSTGPRAVSPAASPAAPVSSPAPACPSGGHVWFVGAGPGDPELLTLKARRIIAEADLVLYAGSLVPPQVVACARPDARVVDSAPLTLEQTHALLRATALAGGTAARVHTGDPSLYGTVREQMRLLHAEGIACSVVPGVTAAFAAAAAAGVSFTAPEVTQSLVITRLEGRTPVPDAERLRELARHGSAMAVYLSAAAPERLQEELAAAGVAPHTPVLAAHRVGWPDQALAWTTAGGLAETMRTHGFSRQTVFLVLPGEAAGDTASRLYAADFAHGWRHIPPAGEDGGPHSKD; via the coding sequence ATGCCCAGCAAGGACAGTGACCACTCCGGCGGCGCACCCGCCACTTCCTCCACCGGCCCCCGCGCCGTGTCTCCCGCAGCCTCACCCGCTGCCCCCGTCTCTTCCCCGGCGCCCGCTTGCCCCAGCGGCGGCCACGTGTGGTTCGTGGGGGCGGGTCCCGGCGACCCGGAACTGCTCACCCTGAAGGCCCGGCGCATCATCGCCGAGGCAGACCTGGTGCTGTACGCGGGCTCGCTGGTGCCCCCGCAGGTGGTGGCCTGCGCCAGGCCGGACGCACGGGTGGTCGATTCCGCGCCGCTCACGCTGGAACAGACCCACGCCCTGCTGCGCGCAACGGCCCTGGCGGGCGGCACCGCCGCGCGGGTGCACACCGGCGATCCCTCGTTGTACGGCACCGTGCGCGAACAGATGCGCCTGCTGCACGCGGAAGGCATCGCCTGCTCGGTGGTGCCGGGGGTGACGGCCGCCTTCGCCGCCGCCGCCGCCGCCGGGGTGTCGTTCACCGCACCGGAGGTCACCCAGTCGCTGGTCATCACCCGGCTGGAGGGGCGCACCCCCGTGCCGGACGCGGAACGGCTGCGTGAACTGGCCCGCCATGGCAGCGCCATGGCCGTGTACCTTTCCGCCGCCGCGCCGGAACGGCTGCAAGAGGAACTGGCGGCGGCTGGCGTGGCCCCGCACACTCCGGTGCTGGCGGCCCACCGGGTGGGCTGGCCCGATCAGGCGCTGGCCTGGACCACGGCGGGCGGACTGGCCGAAACCATGCGGACGCACGGCTTTTCACGGCAGACGGTGTTCCTTGTGCTGCCGGGCGAAGCGGCGGGCGATACCGCGTCGCGCCTGTATGCGGCGGATTTCGCCCACGGTTGGCGCCATATCCCCCCCGCAGGCGAAGACGGCGGCCCGCATTCGAAAGACTGA
- a CDS encoding 4Fe-4S binding protein, with amino-acid sequence MRLTDIPRSLSRFLLRLLLAPLRPSARAFWREALTRPHGSFIEALHGYIYLRWPLFYIGMGTGRHPLARWLAAPLARLGGLLGVWGTREEFGPEFAQSYHGKVMPPGTVPRLIAVERPVSTTVPETVLPFRMARDIILDNADALALLDCPCRLTKEDHCTPVNVCILAGGPVVNFVLEHHPDKARRVTPDEAIHVVEAENRRGHVSHAFFKEAVLGRYYAICNCCTCCCGAMQAHREGTPMLVSSGYVACVDPDACTGCGLCARICPFDAVRMDERPAPPEPLPAARPGDRPITRHDARPAIDASVCMGCGVCELRCPGKALRLELAPGKPAPLVLPGEAAPVSLGHPDLASPQPPGTDGGAAAGGARMPGSRHTDGR; translated from the coding sequence ATGCGCCTCACGGATATCCCGCGTTCGCTGTCCCGTTTCCTGCTCCGGCTGCTGCTGGCACCGCTGCGCCCCTCTGCCCGCGCCTTCTGGCGCGAGGCCCTCACCCGCCCGCACGGCAGCTTCATCGAGGCCCTGCACGGCTACATCTACCTGCGCTGGCCGCTGTTCTACATCGGCATGGGCACCGGGCGGCATCCGCTGGCCCGCTGGCTGGCCGCACCGCTGGCCCGGTTGGGCGGCCTGCTGGGGGTATGGGGCACGCGCGAGGAATTCGGGCCGGAATTCGCCCAAAGCTACCACGGCAAGGTCATGCCGCCGGGCACCGTGCCCCGGCTCATCGCGGTGGAACGTCCCGTGTCCACCACCGTGCCGGAAACGGTGCTGCCCTTCCGCATGGCGCGCGACATCATTCTCGACAATGCCGACGCCCTGGCCCTGCTGGACTGCCCCTGCCGCCTGACAAAGGAAGACCACTGCACCCCGGTGAACGTGTGCATCCTGGCTGGCGGCCCGGTGGTAAACTTCGTGCTGGAGCACCACCCGGACAAGGCCCGCCGCGTCACACCGGATGAAGCCATCCACGTGGTGGAGGCGGAAAACCGGCGCGGCCACGTCTCGCACGCATTCTTCAAGGAAGCGGTACTGGGCCGCTACTACGCCATCTGCAACTGCTGCACCTGCTGTTGCGGGGCCATGCAGGCCCACCGCGAGGGCACGCCCATGCTGGTTTCCTCGGGCTACGTGGCGTGCGTGGACCCGGACGCCTGCACCGGCTGCGGGCTGTGCGCGCGCATCTGCCCCTTCGACGCGGTGCGCATGGACGAACGGCCCGCGCCCCCTGAACCGTTGCCCGCCGCACGCCCGGGCGACCGCCCCATCACCCGGCATGACGCCCGTCCGGCCATCGATGCCTCCGTGTGCATGGGCTGCGGGGTGTGCGAACTGCGCTGCCCCGGTAAGGCCCTGCGCCTGGAACTGGCCCCCGGCAAACCCGCGCCGCTGGTGCTGCCGGGCGAGGCGGCCCCGGTATCGCTGGGACACCCCGACCTGGCCAGCCCCCAGCCGCCCGGCACGGACGGCGGGGCGGCCGCCGGTGGCGCTCGGATGCCGGGTAGCCGCCATACCGACGGCAGATAA
- the cbiE gene encoding precorrin-6y C5,15-methyltransferase (decarboxylating) subunit CbiE — MTHATPPHATPPTGQAAAATATRPPVTVIGCGLRGTPLPPGHAAVLAQAQVLAGGARLLDSFPEHPGQRIVIGAALDAALQAMDACRTRGLRVAVLADGDPLFFGIGARLAGHFGPDALRVLPAASCLQQAAARLALPWQDARCVSLHGRNDYRPLASALRRAQHEGVPVCVLTDGHNTPGAIARFLVERGVTGLRLHAFADMGSPGERHVTLALPRDGSDTGGHAAGVGERGEPDQLDQLDQLGGNCTVLLVPRAAPAPSPHAPGGRSALPVLGIPDTDFAVQARLITKWPVRAAGLAALRIAPGHTVWDLGAGSGAVAVEAAALARDGLVVAVERDPARVALIEQNRRRFRAPNLHVVHAALPDCLDGLPDPDRIFMGGGLSGDGHSPQADPLLDAVCRRLPPGGRLVVHCVLLGTLERVRAALTRHGWPAEVACIQASEAVPLLGDLRLAAMNPVFIVAATRPEGDAA, encoded by the coding sequence CTCCTGTCACGGTCATCGGCTGCGGGCTGCGCGGCACCCCCCTGCCACCCGGTCACGCCGCCGTCCTGGCGCAGGCCCAGGTGCTGGCGGGCGGGGCGCGCCTGCTGGATTCGTTCCCGGAGCATCCCGGCCAGCGCATCGTCATCGGCGCGGCGCTGGATGCGGCCCTGCAGGCCATGGACGCGTGCCGGACGCGCGGGCTGCGGGTGGCGGTGCTGGCCGACGGCGACCCGCTGTTTTTCGGCATCGGCGCGCGGCTGGCGGGACATTTCGGCCCCGACGCGCTGCGGGTGCTGCCCGCCGCATCCTGCCTGCAACAGGCCGCTGCCCGGCTGGCCCTGCCGTGGCAGGACGCGCGCTGCGTTTCCCTGCATGGCCGCAACGACTATCGCCCCCTTGCGTCGGCCCTGCGCCGCGCCCAGCACGAAGGCGTTCCGGTCTGCGTGCTGACCGACGGCCACAACACGCCGGGGGCCATTGCCCGCTTCCTTGTCGAACGCGGGGTGACCGGGTTGCGGCTGCATGCCTTTGCCGACATGGGCAGCCCCGGCGAGCGCCACGTGACACTCGCCCTGCCCCGCGACGGCAGCGATACAGGGGGCCATGCCGCCGGAGTGGGGGAACGGGGAGAACCGGACCAACTGGATCAACTGGATCAATTGGGCGGCAACTGCACGGTGTTGCTGGTGCCCCGCGCCGCCCCCGCCCCGTCCCCGCATGCCCCCGGCGGGCGATCCGCCCTGCCCGTGCTGGGCATCCCCGACACCGACTTCGCCGTGCAGGCCCGGCTGATCACCAAATGGCCGGTGCGCGCCGCCGGGCTCGCCGCCCTGCGCATTGCCCCCGGCCATACCGTGTGGGACCTGGGCGCGGGCAGCGGGGCTGTTGCCGTGGAGGCCGCCGCACTGGCCCGCGACGGCCTGGTGGTGGCCGTGGAGCGCGACCCGGCCCGCGTGGCCCTGATCGAGCAGAACCGCCGCCGCTTCCGCGCGCCCAACCTGCACGTGGTCCACGCCGCGCTGCCGGACTGCCTCGACGGGCTGCCCGACCCGGATCGAATTTTCATGGGCGGCGGCCTGAGCGGCGACGGTCATTCCCCCCAGGCGGACCCGTTGCTGGATGCCGTATGCCGCCGCCTGCCCCCCGGCGGGCGGCTGGTGGTGCATTGCGTACTGCTGGGCACGCTGGAGCGGGTGCGCGCCGCGTTGACCCGGCACGGCTGGCCCGCGGAAGTGGCCTGCATCCAGGCCAGCGAGGCCGTGCCCCTGCTGGGCGACCTGCGCCTTGCGGCCATGAACCCCGTCTTCATCGTGGCGGCCACCCGGCCCGAAGGTGACGCAGCATGA